A single window of Salvia splendens isolate huo1 chromosome 8, SspV2, whole genome shotgun sequence DNA harbors:
- the LOC121743471 gene encoding 14-3-3 protein 9: MASSSDRETAVYVAKLAEQAERYDEMVESMKNVAKMDVELTIEERNLLSVGYKNVIGSRRASWRILSSIEQKEESRGNEQNAKRIKEYRQKVELELTNICSDIMTVVDEHLIPSCTAGESTVFYYKMKGDYYRYLAEFKAGNDRNDVADQSLKAYELATKSAETELPPTHPIRLGLALNFSVFYYEILNSPERACHLAKQAFDEAISELDTLNEESYKDSTLILQLLRDNLTLWTSDIPEDGDEAQKLDATSKAGGEGALAK, encoded by the exons ATGGCTTCCTCTTCAGATCGCGAAACCGCTGTTTATGTCGCTAAACTCGCCGAGCAAGCCGAGCGATACGACG AGATGGTGGAATCAATGAAAAATGTGGCTAAAATGGATGTGGAGTTAACAATCGAAGAGAGGAACTTGCTATCCGTTGGGTACAAGAATGTGATCGGGTCTAGAAGAGCTTCATGGAGAATATTATCTTCAATTGAGCAGAAGGAAGAGTCCAGAGGAAATGAGCAGAATGCTAAGCGGATCAAGGAGTATCGCCAGAAGGTTGAGTTAGAGCTCACTAATATTTGTAGTGATATCATGACTGTCGTTGATGAGCATCTTATTCCTTCCTGCACAGCTGGTGAATCAACTGTGTTTTACTATAAGAT GAAAGGGGATTACTATAGGTATTTGGCTGAATTTAAGGCAGGTAATGACAGGAATGACGTTGCTGATCAGTCACTGAAAGCATATGAG tTGGCTACTAAATCTGCTGAGACGGAACTGCCTCCAACACATCCTATTCGCTTGGGGCTGGCTTTGAATTTTTCAGTCTTTTACTATGAAATTTTGAATTCCCCTGAAAG GGCGTGCCATCTTGCAAAGCAAGCTTTTGATGAAGCTATCTCTGAGCTTGATACCTTGAACGAAGAATCGTACAAGGATAGCACCTTAATTCTGCAACTGCTTAGGGACAACCTCACACTGTGGACTTCTGACATTCCAGAGGATGGAG
- the LOC121744283 gene encoding phosphoenolpyruvate carboxylase 2-like: MSKKIEKMASIDAQLRLLAPGKVSEDDKLVEYDALLLDRFLDILQDLHGEEIRETVQDSYEISAEYEGQRDPQKLEELGRVLTSLDAGDSIVIAKSFSHMLNLANLAEEVQIAYRRRNKLKKNDFSDEASATTESDIEETLKRLVGELNKTPEEVFEALKNQTVDLVFTAHPTQSVRRSLLQKHARIRDYLTQLNAKDITPDDKQELDEALQREIQAAFRTDEIRRNPPTPQDEMRAGMSYFHETIWKGVPKFLRRVDTALKNIGINERVPYNAPLIQFSSWMGGDRDGNPRVTPEVTRDVCLLARMMAANLYFSQIEDLMFELSMWRCSDELHVRAEELHSSSKRDAKHYIEFWKQVPVNEPYRVILGDVRDKLSQTRERARQLLTNGTSDIPDELTFTNTEEFLEPLELCYRSLCASGDRAIADGSLLDFLRQVSTFGLSLVRLDIRQESDRHTDVMDAITRHLEIGSYKEWPEERRQEWLLSELSGKRPLFGPDLPKTEEIADVLDTFHVLAELPSDSFGAYIISMATSPSDVLAVELLQRECHVKTPLRVVPLFEKLADLEAAPAAVARLFSIDWYRERINGKQEVMIGYSDSGKDAGRLSAAWQLYKAQEDLIKVAKEFGVKLTMFHGRGGTVGRGGGPTHLAILSQPPDTIHGSLRVTVQGEVIEQSFGEEHLCFRTLQRFTAATLEHGMHPPIAPKPEWRALMDEMAVIATKEYRSVVFQEPRFVEYFRLATPELEYGRMNIGSRPSKRKPSGGIESLRAIPWIFAWTQTRFHLPVWLGFGAAMNEIIRKDIKNLQMLRDMYNGWPFFRVTIDLIEMVFAKGDPKIGALCDKLLVSEDLWAFGEQLRANYHATQDMILQVAGHKEILEGDPYLRQRLRLRDPYITVLNVCQIYTLKRIRDPTYSVKVGPHLSKEIMEMDTSKPADELVKLNPTSEYAPGLEDTLILTMKGIAAGLQNTG; this comes from the exons GTTCAAGACTCCTACGAGATCTCTGCTGAGTATGAGGGCCAACGCGACCCTCAGAAACTGGAAGAGCTGGGACGAGTCCTCACGAGTTTGGATGCAGGGGACTCCATTGTCATTGCAAAGTCTTTCTCCCACATGCTCAACTTAGCCAACCTTGCTGAGGAGGTCCAGATTGCTTACAGACGCAGGAATAAATTGAAGAAGAACGACTTCTCAGATGAGGCCTCTGCAACGACTGAATCTGACATCGAGGAGACTCTCAAGAGGCTGGTTGGGGAGCTGAACAAGACGCCCGAAGAAGTTTTTGAGGCTTTGAAAAACCAAACTGTCGACTTGGTCTTTACCGCTCATCCCACTCAGTCTGTTCGCAGATCTTTGCTTCAAAAACACGCAAG GATTCGTGACTACTTGACTCAGCTAAACGCAAAGGACATCACTCCCGATGATAAGCAGGAGCTTGATGAGGCATTGCAAAGAGAG ATACAAGCTGCATTTCGTACTGACGAGATCAGGAGAAACCCCCCGACTCCTCAAGATGAGATGAGGGCTGGAATGAGTTACTTCCACGAGACCATATGGAAGGGAGTGCCAAAATTCTTGCGGCGCGTGGACACTGCTCTGAAGAACATCGGTATAAACGAGCGTGTTCCTTACAACGCCCCTCTTATTCAATTCTCCTCCTGGATGGGTGGAGATCGCGATG GCAATCCTCGGGTGACTCCCGAAGTTACAAGAGATGTATGCCTATTGGCAAGGATGATGGCTGCTAACTTATACTTCTCACAGATCGAAGATCTTATGTTCGAG CTTTCAATGTGGCGCTGCAGCGATGAACTTCACGTGCGTGCAGAAGAACTCCACAGCTCTTCCAAGAGGGACGCTAAACATTACATCG AATTTTGGAAGCAAGTTCCCGTGAATGAGCCTTATCGTGTTATTCTCGGAGACGTAAGGGACAAGCTCTCTCAAACACGCGAACGTGCTCGCCAGTTGCTTACAAACGGAACCTCCGATATTCCTGATGAGTTAACCTTCACCAATACAGAAGAG TTTCTGGAGCCTCTCGAGTTGTGCTACCGATCGCTCTGTGCTTCCGGTGATCGAGCAATTGCTGATGGGAGCCTTCTCGATTTCCTACGACAAGTTTCGACGTTTGGACTCTCGCTTGTGAGGCTTGACATCAGGCAAGAGTCGGATAGGCACACCGATGTTATGGATGCTATCACGAGGCACCTCGAGATTGGATCCTACAAGGAATGGCCCGAGGAGCGTCGTCAAGAGTGGCTTTTATCCGAACTTAGTGGCAAGCGCCCGTTGTTCGGCCCAGACCTTCCGAAAACAGAGGAGATAGCCGATGTCCTCGACACGTTCCATGTCCTTGCTGAGCTCCCCTCGGACAGCTTTGGTGCCTACATTATCTCGATGGCGACTTCCCCGTCTGATGTGCTCGCCGTTGAGCTTTTGCAACGCGAGTGCCACGTCAAGACCCCTCTAAGAGTGGTTCCCCTGTTCGAAAAACTGGCTGATCTTGAGGCCGCTCCCGCGGCCGTGGCTCGCCTCTTCTCCATAGATTGGTACCGCGAAAGGATCAACGGGAAGCAAGAGGTCATGATCGGATACTCGGACTCGGGGAAGGACGCTGGTCGGCTTTCTGCTGCGTGGCAGCTGTATAAGGCTCAGGAGGATCTCATCAAGGTGGCTAAGGAATTCGGGGTGAAGCTCACGATGTTCCATGGCCGAGGAGGGACTGTCGGGCGAGGAGGCGGGCCGACCCACCTTGCCATATTGTCTCAGCCGCCGGACACCATTCACGGCTCTCTTCGTGTCACGGTTCAGGGAGAAGTCATCGAGCAGTCATTCGGAGAGGAGCACTTGTGTTTCAGAACGCTCCAGAGATTCACCGCTGCCACGCTCGAGCATGGAATGCACCCCCCGATCGCCCCAAAGCCCGAGTGGCGCGCCCTCATGGACGAGATGGCTGTTATCGCCACGAAAGAATACCGCTCTGTTGTCTTCCAAGAGCCTCGATTCGTTGAATACTTTCGTCTC GCGACGCCCGAGCTGGAGTATGGCCGGATGAACATTGGGAGCCGTCCGTCTAAGAGAAAACCGAGTGGTGGCATAGAGTCCCTCAGAGCAATCCCATGGATATTTGCGTGGACCCAGACGCGGTTCCATCTCCCAGTCTGGCTCGGTTTTGGGGCCGCGATGAACGAGATAATCCGCAAAGACATCAAGAATCTGCAGATGCTACGGGACATGTACAACGGGTGGCCATTCTTTAGAGTGACGATTGACTTGATCGAGATGGTCTTCGCCAAGGGCGACCCCAAGATCGGTGCTCTGTGCGACAAGCTCCTCGTCTCCGAGGATCTTTGGGCCTTCGGAGAGCAGCTCCGCGCCAACTATCACGCGACTCAGGACATGATCCTTCAG GTTGCTGGACACAAGGAGATCCTGGAAGGAGACCCCTACCTGAGGCAGAGGCTGAGGCTCCGTGACCCGTACATCACGGTCCTCAACGTGTGCCAGATCTACACGTTGAAGCGCATCCGTGACCCCACCTACAGCGTGAAGGTGGGCCCTCATCTGTCGAAGGAGATCATGGAGATGGACACGAGCAAGCCGGCGGATGAGCTGGTGAAGCTGAACCCCACGAGCGAGTACGCCCCGGGGTTGGAGGACACGCTCATCCTCACCATGAAGGGTATCGCGGCCGGGCTGCAGAACACCGGCTAG